In Rhinopithecus roxellana isolate Shanxi Qingling chromosome 16, ASM756505v1, whole genome shotgun sequence, a single genomic region encodes these proteins:
- the GADD45G gene encoding growth arrest and DNA damage-inducible protein GADD45 gamma: MTLEEVRGQDTVPESTDRMQGAGKALHELLLSAQRQGCLTAGVYESAKVLNVDPDNVTFCVLAADEEDEGDIALQIHFTLIQAFCCENDIDIVRVGDVQRLAAIVGAGEEAGAPGDLHCILISNPNEDAWKDPALEKLSLFCEESRSVNDWVPSITLPE, from the exons ATGACTCTGGAAGAAGTCCGCGGCCAGGACACAGTTCCAGAAAGCACAGACAG GATGCAGGGTGCCGGGAAAGCGCTGCACGAGTTGCTGCTGTCCGCGCAGCGTCAGGGCTGCCTCACTGCCGGCGTCTACGAGTCAGCCAAAGTCCTGAACGT GGACCCCGACAATGTGACCTTCTGCGTGCTGGCTGCCGATGAGGAGGACGAGGGCGACATCGCGCTGCAGATCCATTTTACGCTGATCCAGGCTTTCTGCTGCGAGAACGACATCGACATAGTGCGCGTGGGCGATGTGCAGCGGCTGGCGGCTATCGTGGGCGCCGGCGAGGAGGCGGGCGCGCCGGGCGACCTGCACTGCATCCTCATTTCG AACCCCAACGAGGACGCCTGGAAGGATCCTGCCTTGGAGAAGCTCAGCCTGTTTTGCGAGGAGAGCCGCAGCGTTAACGACTGGGTGCCCAGCATCACCCTCCCCGAGTGA